From the genome of Verrucomicrobiota bacterium, one region includes:
- the ftsH gene encoding ATP-dependent zinc metalloprotease FtsH, whose amino-acid sequence MFDDEKRNDKDNGNGDSRMPSKGWMIWIIILATIPLLMMFKERADTAGRPLTYSEFIQKVESNQIESGTIIFNPQSPDLREITGRYFKTDDKGVRVMEAGKPALVAFRIKTVLPDKMRDKLLESGKFDSKEPNTFLMQMLVGLLPVLIIVAIIYFFLIRQIKNAGRGALSFGKSKARMLNKEKNKTTFKDVAGVEEAKEEVEELVEFLKDPKKFQKLGGRIPKGILMVGAPGTGKTLLAKAIAGEADASFFSISGSDFVEMFVGVGASRVRDMFEQARKSTPCLIFIDEIDAVGRSRGHGLGGGNDEREQTLNALLVEMDGFDTTEGIIIIAATNRPDVLDPALLRPGRFDRQLTVNLPDVRGREAILKVHAKRVKLEPNVDLAIIARGTPGYSGAELANLLNEAALLAARGNKKAIAMVDLEEARIKVRWGRERRSMAMSEDEKRHTAWHEAGHALVNVMLPHTHPLHKVTIIPRGQSLGSTMSLPKEDVLNRRKKEMLDLLAVIMAGRIAEELFSGDISTGASSDIQQATSMARAMVCQYGMSDKMGMVQYGEEDGYVFLGREMVRRKDYSESTAREIDEEVKILIESSYKCAKDLILANRDKLEIIANALLEFETLDGSQVTDIIKTGKFTPSEPQMKLPPPTGAPAGTPLPEVIKPAPPKIPGLGTPSPVTA is encoded by the coding sequence ATGTTTGACGACGAAAAACGAAACGATAAAGATAACGGCAATGGCGATTCCAGAATGCCCTCCAAGGGCTGGATGATCTGGATCATCATTCTGGCCACGATTCCGTTGCTGATGATGTTCAAGGAACGGGCCGACACTGCGGGCCGTCCGCTCACGTATTCAGAATTCATCCAAAAGGTGGAAAGCAACCAGATTGAATCTGGTACCATTATTTTCAACCCCCAATCGCCGGACCTGCGGGAAATCACCGGTCGTTACTTTAAAACCGACGATAAGGGAGTGCGGGTTATGGAGGCTGGCAAGCCAGCATTGGTGGCGTTCCGGATCAAGACGGTGCTGCCGGACAAAATGCGCGATAAATTGCTGGAAAGCGGCAAGTTTGACAGCAAGGAGCCGAACACATTCCTGATGCAGATGCTCGTGGGTTTGCTGCCCGTGCTGATCATTGTGGCCATTATCTACTTCTTCCTGATCCGCCAAATTAAAAATGCGGGACGCGGTGCCCTGAGCTTTGGGAAAAGCAAGGCGCGCATGTTGAACAAGGAAAAGAACAAGACCACTTTCAAAGATGTCGCCGGCGTGGAGGAAGCCAAGGAAGAGGTGGAAGAACTGGTGGAGTTCCTGAAAGATCCGAAGAAATTTCAAAAGCTGGGTGGACGCATCCCCAAGGGCATTTTGATGGTGGGTGCGCCTGGTACCGGCAAAACCCTTCTGGCCAAGGCCATCGCGGGTGAGGCCGATGCTTCCTTTTTCAGCATCAGCGGTTCGGATTTTGTGGAGATGTTTGTCGGTGTGGGCGCCAGTCGGGTGCGCGATATGTTCGAGCAGGCGCGCAAGAGCACGCCGTGCCTGATCTTCATTGATGAAATTGACGCGGTGGGCCGCAGTCGCGGCCATGGTCTGGGCGGTGGCAATGACGAACGCGAGCAGACGTTGAACGCGCTGCTGGTGGAAATGGACGGCTTTGACACCACCGAAGGCATCATCATCATCGCGGCCACCAACCGGCCCGATGTGCTCGATCCGGCGCTGTTGCGTCCGGGACGTTTTGACCGGCAGCTCACGGTGAACCTGCCGGATGTTCGTGGGCGCGAGGCGATTCTCAAAGTCCATGCCAAGCGGGTGAAATTGGAACCCAATGTGGACCTGGCCATTATTGCGCGGGGCACCCCCGGCTATTCCGGCGCTGAACTGGCGAACCTGCTGAACGAAGCGGCGTTGCTGGCGGCGCGCGGCAATAAGAAGGCCATTGCGATGGTGGACTTGGAGGAGGCGCGGATCAAAGTGCGCTGGGGCCGGGAACGCCGCAGCATGGCCATGAGCGAGGACGAAAAGCGGCACACCGCCTGGCACGAAGCGGGGCACGCCCTCGTCAATGTGATGTTGCCGCATACGCATCCGTTGCACAAGGTAACCATTATTCCGCGCGGCCAATCGTTGGGCTCGACCATGTCCCTGCCCAAAGAAGACGTTTTGAATCGGCGCAAGAAAGAGATGCTCGATCTCCTGGCAGTCATCATGGCTGGCCGGATTGCGGAAGAGTTGTTTTCCGGCGACATTTCCACCGGCGCATCCAGCGATATTCAGCAGGCCACCTCCATGGCCCGTGCCATGGTCTGCCAGTACGGCATGAGCGACAAGATGGGCATGGTGCAATATGGCGAGGAAGACGGCTATGTATTCCTTGGGCGCGAGATGGTGCGCCGCAAAGATTACAGCGAATCCACCGCCCGTGAGATTGACGAGGAAGTGAAGATCCTCATTGAATCCTCCTATAAGTGCGCTAAAGATTTGATTCTGGCCAACCGCGACAAACTCGAAATCATTGCCAATGCGTTGCTGGAATTTGAAACACTGGATGGCAGCCAGGTGACTGACATCATCAAGACCGGCAAGTTTACCCCGTCTGAGCCTCAGATGAAATTGCCGCCGCCGACTGGCGCGCCCGCCGGCACTCCGTTGCCGGAGGTAATCAAGCCCGCGCCGCCCAAGATTCCCGGTCTGGGCACGCCCTCACCGGTGACCGCGTAA
- the tilS gene encoding tRNA lysidine(34) synthetase TilS, which translates to MKAKSQLIEMVEKRLRENCGALPGERLLVAVSGGVDSMVLLHLLAQGAQHHAWVLGVAHLNHGLRGRASDADERLVRRTAAALGLECICERVKAGQLRQAGSISLEMAAREARHRFLLRAASQFKTTKVVLAHHADDQAELFFVRLLRGSGSDGLAGMEWNGGSPFDARVRLLRPLLECSKSEIQAYAQAEQLQHREDESNQDLDMERNWVRHELLPIMLARRPALPAILPRIMETLRAESDFLEFLARAWMTEAGPSSVRQPFSALHPALQRTCLRLQLPALNVFPEFDLIEKLRTKPGKMMIAPGNIAVVCSADGRVTVVPKTHQELFTDAQQFVPLTRKGGRIEFGGLQLQWKPGKGTVPVGKPPTGTEYFDAEKLEGGIMLRYWRAGDRFQPIGMSHPVKLQDLFTNEKVPRAARHQRVVGMTAPGEIFWVEGLRIGERFKLDKETRLWLKWGWQRIASAG; encoded by the coding sequence ATGAAAGCCAAATCCCAACTGATTGAGATGGTTGAAAAACGCCTGCGGGAAAACTGCGGGGCGCTGCCGGGAGAGCGTCTGCTGGTGGCGGTTTCCGGGGGCGTGGACTCCATGGTGTTGTTGCATTTGCTGGCGCAAGGAGCGCAACACCACGCCTGGGTGCTGGGTGTCGCCCACCTCAATCATGGACTTCGTGGGCGAGCCAGCGATGCGGATGAACGGCTGGTGCGTCGGACGGCCGCAGCGTTGGGCTTGGAATGTATCTGCGAACGGGTGAAAGCGGGTCAGTTGCGCCAGGCAGGTTCCATTTCGTTGGAGATGGCGGCTCGGGAAGCCAGGCATCGGTTCCTGCTTCGGGCGGCGAGCCAGTTCAAGACTACAAAAGTGGTGTTGGCGCATCATGCGGATGACCAGGCAGAGTTGTTTTTTGTGCGATTGCTGCGCGGCTCGGGAAGCGATGGGCTGGCCGGCATGGAATGGAATGGCGGATCTCCGTTTGATGCCCGAGTGCGGTTGCTGCGTCCGCTACTAGAGTGTTCCAAAAGCGAAATTCAGGCATACGCGCAGGCCGAACAACTTCAGCATCGCGAGGATGAATCGAACCAGGACCTGGACATGGAGCGCAATTGGGTGCGGCACGAACTGTTGCCGATCATGCTGGCCCGCCGCCCGGCGTTGCCGGCCATTCTGCCGCGCATCATGGAGACGCTGCGGGCCGAATCGGATTTTCTTGAATTCCTGGCGCGCGCTTGGATGACCGAGGCGGGCCCATCGTCTGTCCGACAGCCCTTTTCGGCCCTGCATCCGGCATTGCAGCGGACCTGTCTGCGGCTGCAATTGCCGGCGCTAAACGTGTTTCCAGAATTTGATCTGATCGAAAAACTGCGCACCAAACCCGGTAAAATGATGATCGCACCGGGAAACATCGCGGTGGTTTGTTCAGCGGATGGACGAGTAACTGTGGTGCCCAAAACCCATCAGGAGCTTTTCACGGATGCACAGCAATTCGTACCCTTGACGCGCAAAGGCGGACGGATTGAATTTGGCGGTCTGCAACTCCAGTGGAAACCGGGCAAGGGAACGGTCCCGGTGGGGAAGCCACCGACTGGCACCGAGTATTTTGACGCTGAAAAACTGGAGGGCGGGATCATGCTGCGCTATTGGCGTGCGGGTGACCGGTTTCAGCCTATCGGCATGTCGCATCCGGTCAAATTGCAGGACCTTTTCACGAATGAGAAGGTTCCCAGGGCGGCACGCCACCAACGGGTGGTGGGGATGACGGCTCCAGGGGAAATTTTCTGGGTGGAGGGGTTGCGAATAGGCGAACGTTTCAAGCTCGACAAGGAGACTCGGTTGTGGTTGAAATGGGGGTGGCAACGTATTGCTTCTGCCGGATAA
- a CDS encoding acetylxylan esterase, producing MKTDTSIPEVFGQSRFPRRRVLVVGGLALGCQLAGRWLEVPAQAATAPAQPIIPYNRFPRMVQEYFVTQVRQAEQAGLARKAALKKRADARAYVNEVRAKIRRAFGPLPERTPLNPRITGTLDRDTYRVEKVIFESRPEFLVTANLYVPKGRTFPLPGVVVSCGHSANGKAMDSYQSVAQSLARMGYVTLIYDPIGQGERLQYTDDQLRPRHGNGVSEHILAGNQQFLTGEFFGAWRAWDGIRALDYLLTRPEVNPKQVGITGNSGGGTLTTWLCGLDQRWTMAAPACFITTFRHNLENELPADTEQCPPRALALGLDHDDFLAALAPKPIIILAKEQDFFDVRGAQESFARLKRLYTLLGVPDNIQLQVGPTNHGYSQENREAMYRWFNRVTSISDLQAEPALVLEKEADLRCTPAGQVAGLKSRPLPAFTRVRACELAVRRGVVAGKTLVTRVTQALKLPERQGMPDYRILRPVAQRSYPQAGATIYPVETEPGVFALVTRLYDHTHESRPPSGPRQAILYIADQSADEELRSEPLVRELLKAEPEIPLYACDVRGIGESRPDTCGKDQFFKPYGSDYFYAIHSIMLDRPYLGMKTLDVLRVLDWLAGFDHQEIHLAGRGWGALPAAMAALLSKQVTRVTLKNTLTAYDAIAQNEEYDWPLSAFIPSVLAQFDLPDVYRALETKQLRLIDPMGAVKPA from the coding sequence GTGAAAACGGACACCTCAATTCCAGAAGTCTTTGGCCAATCACGGTTTCCCCGCCGGCGGGTGCTGGTGGTGGGCGGGCTGGCCTTGGGTTGCCAACTTGCCGGGCGCTGGTTGGAAGTGCCCGCGCAAGCCGCCACCGCACCGGCACAACCCATTATCCCATACAACCGGTTCCCGCGCATGGTCCAGGAATATTTCGTGACGCAAGTGCGCCAGGCGGAACAGGCCGGTTTGGCCCGCAAAGCCGCCTTAAAAAAACGGGCGGATGCCCGAGCGTACGTAAACGAAGTGCGCGCGAAAATCCGACGGGCGTTTGGTCCGTTGCCCGAGCGCACACCGCTAAACCCGAGGATCACCGGGACGCTGGACCGCGATACCTATCGCGTGGAGAAAGTCATTTTTGAAAGCCGCCCGGAATTTCTGGTTACGGCCAATCTCTACGTGCCCAAGGGGCGCACGTTCCCGCTGCCGGGGGTGGTGGTGTCGTGCGGGCATTCTGCCAATGGCAAGGCGATGGATTCCTATCAAAGTGTGGCCCAGTCGCTCGCACGCATGGGGTACGTGACTCTGATTTATGATCCGATTGGCCAGGGAGAACGGCTGCAATATACTGATGACCAGTTGCGGCCCCGGCATGGGAACGGGGTGTCTGAGCATATTCTCGCCGGCAACCAGCAATTTCTCACGGGTGAGTTTTTCGGCGCATGGCGTGCATGGGATGGCATTCGGGCCTTGGATTACCTGCTCACGCGTCCAGAAGTGAACCCCAAGCAGGTGGGCATCACCGGGAATTCCGGCGGCGGCACCCTCACCACCTGGCTGTGTGGCCTGGATCAACGCTGGACCATGGCTGCTCCCGCGTGTTTCATCACAACTTTCCGCCACAACCTGGAAAATGAACTTCCGGCGGATACCGAACAATGTCCGCCCCGTGCTTTGGCGCTGGGCTTGGATCACGATGATTTCCTGGCGGCGTTGGCGCCCAAGCCCATCATCATTCTGGCCAAGGAACAGGACTTTTTCGATGTGCGCGGGGCGCAGGAGTCCTTTGCCCGGTTGAAACGGCTCTACACGCTGCTGGGCGTGCCGGATAACATTCAGCTTCAAGTCGGCCCTACCAACCATGGGTATTCCCAGGAAAACCGCGAGGCTATGTACCGCTGGTTCAACCGTGTCACCAGCATTTCCGACCTGCAAGCAGAACCCGCACTAGTGCTGGAAAAAGAAGCCGACTTGCGCTGCACCCCGGCCGGGCAGGTGGCTGGGCTCAAATCCCGTCCGCTGCCCGCCTTCACGCGCGTGCGCGCTTGTGAATTGGCGGTCAGGCGTGGCGTGGTCGCCGGAAAAACCTTGGTCACCAGGGTTACCCAGGCGTTAAAGTTGCCCGAACGTCAGGGGATGCCGGATTATCGCATCTTGCGCCCGGTCGCGCAGCGCAGTTATCCCCAAGCGGGGGCCACCATTTATCCGGTGGAAACCGAGCCCGGTGTTTTCGCACTGGTGACACGCCTCTATGATCATACGCACGAATCGCGTCCGCCCAGTGGCCCGCGCCAGGCGATTCTCTATATTGCTGATCAGTCGGCGGATGAGGAACTCCGTTCCGAGCCTCTGGTTCGTGAACTATTGAAAGCGGAGCCCGAAATACCGTTGTATGCGTGTGACGTGCGAGGGATCGGGGAGTCGCGCCCGGACACGTGCGGCAAAGACCAGTTTTTCAAGCCGTATGGCAGCGACTATTTCTATGCCATTCATTCAATCATGTTGGACCGACCCTATCTCGGCATGAAAACCCTGGATGTATTGCGCGTTTTGGATTGGTTGGCGGGATTTGACCATCAGGAAATCCACCTGGCCGGACGCGGCTGGGGGGCATTGCCGGCGGCAATGGCAGCCTTGCTGTCAAAGCAGGTGACCCGGGTCACACTGAAAAACACCCTGACCGCCTATGATGCCATTGCCCAAAACGAGGAATATGACTGGCCGCTTTCGGCGTTTATACCAAGTGTGCTCGCCCAATTCGATTTACCGGATGTCTATCGCGCGCTCGAAACAAAGCAATTGCGCCTGATTGATCCAATGGGGGCGGTCAAGCCAGCCTAA
- a CDS encoding PP2C family serine/threonine-protein phosphatase, with protein MEHDHNVSASVRLKWFGRTDRGKVRQNNEDAFLGLQFNAREVYHLGRLGEASITTMDFAFAVSDGIGGARAGECASRITMDKTTVFLPKLFKLFATGLEPGFADAFTELFDRIHRALLFVGSSYEECSGMEATLSLCWFTPGWMYFGHIGDSRIYYLPARSGGIRQLSEDDTHVGWLFRTGKLNEGEARRHPRRNVLQKALGGGNQFITPQVGAVAYEAGDIFLLCTDGVVDGLYNHHLLEYLRPTKPWGPTDDPAHRLVEAALEQSGRDNTTALVIQIL; from the coding sequence ATGGAACATGATCATAATGTATCGGCCTCGGTGCGCCTGAAATGGTTCGGGCGCACGGATCGAGGCAAGGTGCGCCAAAACAATGAAGATGCGTTTTTGGGGCTGCAGTTTAATGCCCGCGAGGTATATCACCTTGGCCGGCTTGGCGAAGCTTCCATCACCACCATGGACTTTGCGTTTGCCGTGAGCGACGGTATCGGGGGAGCGCGGGCTGGCGAATGCGCCAGCCGGATCACGATGGACAAAACCACGGTCTTCCTGCCCAAACTCTTCAAGCTGTTTGCCACCGGGCTGGAACCTGGATTCGCCGACGCCTTTACCGAACTTTTTGATCGCATCCACCGGGCGCTATTGTTTGTGGGCAGCAGTTACGAGGAGTGCTCAGGCATGGAGGCCACCTTGAGCCTCTGCTGGTTTACGCCGGGCTGGATGTATTTCGGCCACATTGGCGATAGCCGCATTTATTATTTGCCGGCCCGGAGCGGCGGCATCCGGCAACTCAGCGAAGACGATACGCATGTGGGCTGGCTGTTCCGCACCGGCAAACTCAATGAGGGCGAGGCACGCCGGCATCCGCGGCGCAATGTGCTGCAAAAGGCGCTCGGCGGCGGCAATCAGTTTATCACCCCGCAGGTTGGAGCGGTGGCCTATGAGGCCGGGGACATCTTTCTGCTTTGCACCGACGGGGTAGTGGACGGTTTGTACAACCATCATCTGCTTGAGTATCTGCGGCCGACCAAGCCTTGGGGACCCACGGATGACCCGGCGCATCGGCTGGTGGAGGCCGCTTTGGAGCAGTCTGGTCGCGATAACACAACTGCGCTCGTGATTCAGATCCTTTAG
- a CDS encoding serine/threonine protein phosphatase, producing MLQVKDTLRSTVKLSYDGRVFKTYHGPNAAERYAREVQVLRHLEERGCDFVPRLLEADPEKLRIVTTNCGSRVEHLDAERTRELFAELERFEVHHDDADMRNVTYRQSDGRFCLIDFEFATILPPLEKT from the coding sequence ATGCTGCAAGTTAAGGATACGCTCAGATCAACAGTTAAGCTCAGCTATGATGGCCGGGTATTCAAAACCTACCACGGCCCGAATGCTGCGGAGCGGTACGCCCGGGAGGTGCAGGTGCTGCGCCACTTGGAGGAGCGAGGGTGCGACTTTGTGCCGCGGTTGCTCGAAGCGGATCCAGAAAAACTGCGGATTGTCACCACCAACTGCGGCAGCCGGGTTGAGCATTTGGATGCGGAGCGCACCCGTGAACTATTTGCCGAACTGGAACGATTCGAGGTGCATCACGATGATGCGGACATGCGCAACGTCACCTACCGTCAGTCCGACGGGCGCTTTTGCTTGATCGATTTTGAGTTCGCCACTATCCTGCCGCCCTTAGAAAAGACCTAG
- a CDS encoding glutamine synthetase beta-grasp domain-containing protein, protein MAKYKLEYLWLDGYEPVANIRGKTQVKEFDSFPKLEQLPMWGFDGSSTRQAEGRSSDCMLKPVAVYPDSTKLNGALVMCEVMMPDCKTPHPSNARATILDDSGTWFGFEQEYFLYKNGAPLGFPSGGNFPPPQGKYYTGVGYENVGDIAREIVDKHLDLCLDAGINHEGINAEVAKGQWEFQIFGKGSKTAADQMWVARYLMMRLCEKYQVEVNWHCKPLGKDVDWNGSGMHTNFSTTFMREVGGKAYFEALMAAFDKYKNEHIAVYGPDNHLRLTGLHETQSIDKFNYGVANRGASVRVPHSFVNNNYRGYLEDRRPNSQGDPYKIAGRILQTIATVPTK, encoded by the coding sequence ATGGCGAAATACAAATTGGAATACCTCTGGCTTGACGGGTATGAACCCGTCGCGAACATCCGTGGCAAAACCCAGGTCAAGGAATTTGACAGTTTTCCCAAACTGGAACAGCTCCCCATGTGGGGCTTTGACGGGAGTTCCACCCGGCAGGCGGAAGGACGCAGCTCGGACTGCATGCTTAAACCGGTAGCGGTTTATCCCGACAGCACCAAACTGAACGGCGCGTTGGTCATGTGCGAAGTCATGATGCCGGATTGCAAGACTCCTCATCCGAGCAACGCGCGCGCGACGATCCTCGACGATTCCGGCACTTGGTTCGGGTTTGAGCAGGAATATTTCCTCTATAAGAACGGAGCTCCGCTCGGTTTTCCGTCGGGTGGCAATTTCCCGCCCCCGCAGGGCAAGTACTATACCGGTGTGGGTTACGAAAACGTGGGCGACATCGCTCGCGAGATCGTGGACAAGCACCTGGATCTCTGCTTGGACGCTGGCATCAACCACGAAGGCATCAACGCCGAAGTGGCCAAGGGTCAGTGGGAGTTTCAAATTTTTGGCAAAGGCTCGAAGACGGCCGCTGACCAGATGTGGGTGGCGCGCTATTTAATGATGCGCCTTTGTGAAAAATACCAGGTGGAAGTCAATTGGCACTGCAAGCCGTTGGGCAAGGATGTGGATTGGAATGGATCGGGCATGCACACCAACTTCTCCACCACCTTCATGCGCGAGGTCGGCGGCAAGGCGTATTTCGAAGCCCTCATGGCGGCCTTCGACAAGTATAAGAACGAACACATTGCCGTTTATGGTCCAGACAATCACCTGCGCCTGACCGGTCTGCACGAAACCCAGTCCATTGACAAGTTCAACTATGGCGTGGCTAACCGCGGTGCCTCTGTCCGTGTGCCGCATAGCTTTGTCAATAATAACTACCGTGGATATCTGGAAGATCGTCGTCCGAATTCCCAAGGCGACCCATACAAGATCGCTGGCCGCATTTTGCAGACGATTGCGACGGTGCCAACCAAGTAA
- a CDS encoding 2,3-bisphosphoglycerate-independent phosphoglycerate mutase, producing MNLDTLYSELTLKTNAKLALVVMDGLGDIATKSQGEMTPLEAAATPNLDKLVADGCAQGRMIPVAPGITPGSGPGHLGLFGYDPLEFQVGRGVIEALGLGVELKPGDVCARANFATLDAKGIVTDRRAGRIPTETCEKLCAKLAAKIKKLGDTEIIVKAGKEHRFVVIFRGKGLEGPLTDADPNREGFAIPAVKPRDPENTKQAKMAKLIAEFYKAALPILKNEKPANGFLMRGIAHQPEIPLFEDRYKLKPACLAVYPMYKGLAQLVGMKKIEGPQTIKEQFERYLKEYDNYDFFFIHFKYTDKAGEDGNFEAKKKYIEEFDAALPILLEKCPDVLAITGDHSTPCAVKGHSWHPQPVLLHSAISGSDKLERFTETGANMGSLGVFEAKFLMRYMQANAKMFDKFGA from the coding sequence ATGAACCTCGATACCCTATATTCTGAACTAACGTTGAAAACCAACGCGAAACTCGCGCTGGTGGTCATGGATGGCCTTGGCGATATCGCCACCAAAAGCCAGGGAGAAATGACTCCTTTGGAAGCGGCCGCAACTCCCAACCTTGATAAGTTGGTTGCCGATGGTTGCGCGCAGGGACGCATGATCCCGGTCGCTCCCGGCATTACGCCTGGCAGCGGGCCCGGTCACCTGGGGCTGTTCGGCTATGACCCGCTGGAATTTCAAGTGGGCCGTGGCGTCATCGAAGCGCTCGGGTTGGGCGTGGAACTCAAGCCCGGCGACGTTTGCGCTCGCGCTAATTTTGCCACGCTCGATGCCAAAGGGATTGTCACCGATCGCCGCGCCGGTCGTATTCCCACGGAAACCTGCGAGAAACTGTGCGCGAAACTCGCTGCCAAAATCAAGAAGCTGGGCGATACCGAAATCATCGTCAAGGCTGGCAAAGAACACCGGTTCGTGGTGATTTTCCGCGGCAAAGGCTTGGAAGGTCCGCTGACCGATGCCGATCCGAACCGCGAAGGGTTCGCGATTCCCGCCGTCAAACCGCGTGATCCAGAAAACACCAAGCAAGCTAAAATGGCGAAGCTGATCGCGGAGTTTTACAAGGCTGCGTTGCCCATCCTGAAGAACGAAAAGCCGGCGAATGGCTTCCTGATGCGCGGTATTGCGCACCAGCCGGAAATCCCGTTGTTCGAAGACCGTTACAAGCTCAAGCCCGCCTGCCTGGCGGTGTACCCGATGTACAAGGGCCTGGCCCAACTCGTCGGCATGAAGAAAATCGAAGGACCGCAGACCATCAAGGAACAGTTCGAGCGGTACCTGAAGGAATACGATAATTACGACTTTTTCTTCATCCACTTCAAGTACACGGATAAGGCCGGTGAAGACGGTAATTTTGAGGCGAAGAAAAAGTACATCGAAGAATTTGATGCCGCGCTGCCCATCCTCTTGGAGAAATGTCCGGACGTATTGGCCATCACGGGTGACCACTCGACCCCGTGTGCTGTCAAGGGCCATTCCTGGCATCCGCAGCCCGTGCTGTTGCACTCCGCAATCAGCGGATCAGACAAGCTGGAACGTTTCACGGAAACTGGCGCCAACATGGGCTCACTGGGCGTGTTTGAAGCCAAGTTCCTGATGCGGTACATGCAGGCGAACGCCAAGATGTTTGATAAGTTCGGCGCGTAA
- a CDS encoding beta-ketoacyl-[acyl-carrier-protein] synthase family protein: MKRPSSTWQHCSPTSLVITGWGAVSAAGTSPADLWQSVCQAVVPARWLNCGATADRSARYPVCSVDVLPPLPPPGRVARKMDRGVHLAALAAWQAWNSARTGSGWEWTPERVGVVAGTSRGPVEIWSDLVDSARQHRKAPSLAPASAIAGLSGALSILLNARGPCFTVSAACASSASAIILGAQQLLLGEADVVVVGGAEAPLYEPLLCQLDAAGLLGTAATPEKACRPFDVTRNGTVLGEGAAFLILETEAGARQRGANILAHLSGWAMSSEAHDRVGLDATGESLARIMTQAIHRSSLVPGEIGYINLHGTGTRLNDLAEAHAVQRVFGAEVLCSSTKPVTGHCMGASAALEAVIAIESLRRQVVPPSANCQQQDAACAIHLVREKASAFRARAVMSTSLGLWGHQAALVFSR; this comes from the coding sequence GTGAAAAGACCGTCTTCGACTTGGCAGCATTGTTCCCCCACCTCGCTGGTGATCACCGGATGGGGAGCGGTTTCCGCCGCCGGCACGTCGCCCGCTGATTTATGGCAGAGCGTCTGTCAGGCAGTGGTGCCAGCCCGCTGGTTGAATTGTGGAGCGACGGCGGATCGCTCCGCGCGTTATCCCGTTTGTTCGGTGGATGTTTTGCCACCGTTACCGCCGCCAGGCAGGGTGGCGCGGAAAATGGATCGGGGCGTACATTTGGCTGCGTTGGCGGCCTGGCAGGCATGGAATTCCGCGCGAACCGGCTCCGGGTGGGAGTGGACTCCAGAGCGGGTGGGAGTGGTGGCGGGCACTTCCCGCGGACCCGTTGAAATTTGGTCTGATCTGGTGGATAGCGCCCGGCAACATCGTAAAGCGCCATCGCTCGCTCCGGCCAGCGCCATTGCCGGTTTGAGCGGTGCTTTGTCCATTTTATTGAACGCCCGCGGACCTTGTTTCACGGTGTCCGCCGCCTGCGCATCCTCGGCGTCGGCCATTATTCTGGGGGCGCAACAATTATTGCTGGGTGAGGCGGATGTGGTCGTTGTCGGAGGAGCGGAGGCACCACTGTACGAGCCGCTATTGTGTCAGCTTGATGCCGCTGGTTTGTTGGGTACTGCCGCGACACCGGAAAAGGCATGCCGCCCGTTTGATGTCACTCGCAACGGCACCGTGTTGGGGGAGGGAGCCGCATTTCTTATCTTGGAAACCGAGGCGGGCGCACGGCAACGGGGAGCGAACATCCTGGCGCATCTGTCCGGATGGGCCATGAGTTCCGAGGCGCATGACCGCGTGGGTTTGGACGCCACCGGGGAAAGTCTGGCCCGAATCATGACCCAAGCCATACACCGCAGCAGTTTGGTTCCCGGAGAGATTGGTTATATCAACTTGCACGGTACCGGCACGCGGTTGAACGATCTGGCCGAGGCACACGCGGTACAGCGCGTTTTTGGAGCGGAGGTTCTCTGTTCTTCCACGAAACCAGTGACTGGCCATTGCATGGGTGCTTCAGCGGCATTAGAGGCGGTGATCGCCATTGAGTCGCTCCGACGGCAGGTGGTGCCACCGAGCGCCAATTGCCAACAACAGGATGCCGCGTGTGCCATCCATCTCGTTAGAGAAAAAGCCTCTGCATTTCGCGCGCGCGCGGTGATGTCAACGTCGCTTGGATTGTGGGGACATCAGGCCGCCTTGGTGTTTAGCCGGTAA